The following proteins are encoded in a genomic region of Ostrea edulis chromosome 7, xbOstEdul1.1, whole genome shotgun sequence:
- the LOC125654104 gene encoding uncharacterized protein LOC125654104, with the protein MANAWKWIRTFTVVVNVIVYSNCRVYEETMPKLLHKCLKQTSHTKGNITRDTAEAIDYLCTKKYLFKTPDERWHPDLGHVVNTKSLREFAVLFKELDVEGKNSHRVHYRYSSVKKHFIRVRRAQPIIRKEYRQLTEKERKKFHKALNAMKADTSDPKRQPNVYDWFCNLHPNKVAPNAHYGPAFLGFHRVMLYLFEQKLRSYDSDVFLPFWDSTYESLLDTPTASVVFTEDFMGSGTGTVVDGPFKNWKHDTVGVLIRNIGNSGQLFQRETLDKMMLKTFTSEITQPDAEFDVNLEAKHGQVHAWIGGTMDNLDYSPAEPLFYLHHCFVDAMWEKFRDFQVKRGVDPTSYPDVSGGHGSDKPMKPFYLDIKHGKKNYLKNKVGYALKWSQLVKYQYPNKNCQTNSDCGSSAMLCRDEQCMTMTAHEYEVSKLPASSPPRQKVVASSANTSPSQQLDRLPGWDNWFGWRKRRSVTYVHTHYHYPYKYITPYRYTTRYRKRRRYYRRRSHKGNIAVKYKYSDEKTSPIYHSFQNTYTVDGVEDISKWVYIPVIVYYRRPSEVHYDAHPIEHGRPVMNKDVFNQYHDAKYITHKVGHPARNPKCEHIGSGATKVYVKATGLNYNGFYTDYALIDERQPLSFALTEVGVKKPVGNTPSKVYISAHDPCGRSCKPRCLMAGSNPTRYKKCTGTLGVTSGEPLMYSSDTGDAHLNTFDFSTLPPTLSNKKVYLVFYCDQTEAWPWD; encoded by the exons ATGGCGAATGCATGGAAGTGGATCCGGACCTTCACAGTCGTGGTGAATGTGATAGTATACAGCAACTGTCGGGTTTATGAGGAGACGATGCCTAAATTACTTCATAAATGTCTGAAACAGACGAGTCACACCAAAGGAAATATCACCAGAGACACAGCGGAGGCTATCGATTATCTCTGCACCAAAAAGTATCTGTTTAAAACACCCGACGAAAGATGGCATCCAGACCTTGGACACGTGGTTAATACCAAGTCCTTGCGAGAATTTGCTGTGCTCTTCAAAGAACTGGACGTTGAAGGAAAGAACAGTCACAGAGTACATTACAGGTACTCGAGTGTCAAGAAGCATTTCATCAGAGTAAGACGTGCTCAGCCTATCATCAGGAAAGAGTATCGACAACTGACGGAGAAGGAGAGGAAAAAGTTTCACAAGGCTTTGAATGCGATGAAAGCCGACACAAGTGATCCG AAAAGACAGCCGAATGTGTATGACTGGTTTTGTAATCTACATCCCAACAAAGTAGCCCCTAATGCACACTATGGCCCGGCTTTTCTTGGATTTCATCGAGTTATGCTCTATCT attTGAACAGAAACTCAGGTCTTATGATTCTGACGTGTTTCTTCCATTTTGGGATTCGACTTATGAAAGTTTACTTGATACACCAACTGCTAGCGTCGTTTTTACGGAAGACTTTATGGGATCCGGCACAGGGACTGTAGTAGATGGTCCCTTCAAAAACTGGAAACACGATACTGTTGGTGTCCTCATCCGAAATATTGGTAATAGTGGTCAGCTTTTCCAGAGAGAGACATTGGACAAAATGATGTTGAAGACATTTACATCAGAGATTACCCAGCCAGATGCTGAGTTCGATGTTAATCTTGAAGCCAAACACGGTCAGGTCCACGCATGGATAGGAGGAACCATGGATAATCTGGATTATTCGCCTGCAGAACCTCTCTTCTATTTACACCACTGCTTTGTTGATGCAATGTGGGAAAAATTTAGAGATTTTCAGGTCAAACGAGGTGTGGATCCAACTTCGTACCCCGATGTTAGTGGTGGCCACGGGTCAGACAAACCAATGAAGCCTTTCTATTTAGATATCAAGCATGGAAAGAAAAATTATCTGAAGAACAAAGTTGGATACGCCTTAAAGTGGTCTCAATTAGTTAAATATCAGTATCCAAATAAAAATTGCCAGACGAATAGTGACTGTGGGTCATCAGCAATGCTTTGTAGGGATGAACAATGCATGACGATGACGGCACATGAATATGAGGTTTCAAAGCTACCGGCGTCATCGCCTCCGCGACAAAAAGTAGTTGCTTCATCTGCAAACACATCTCCAAGTCAGCAATTGGATAGGCTACCAGGATGGGACAACTGGTTTGGATGGAGGAAAAGGAGGAGTGTGACTTACGTTCACACCCATTATCATTATCCCTACAAATACATCACTCCGTACAGATACACGACACGTTACAGGAAGAGAAGGAGGTATTACAGGCGCCGATCTCATAAAGGAAATATTGCAGTTAAATATAAGTATTCCGATGAAAAGACTTCACCTATATACCACTCATTTCAGAACACCTACACCGTTGACGGTGTAGAGGATATTTCCAAATGGGTGTATATTCCTGTCATTGTGTACTACAGAAGGCCTAGTGAGGTTCACTATGATGCCCACCCAATAGAGCACGGTCGCCCTGTAATGAATAAGGATGTGTTTAACCAATACCACGACGCTAAATATATCACCCACAAAGTAGGCCATCCTGCAAGAAATCCTAAATGTGAACACATTGGTTCGGGTGCAACCAAAGTTTACGTTAAAGCTACTGGGCTGAATTATAATGGATTTTACACTGACTACGCACTTATCGACGAACGGCAGCCATTGTCGTTTGCATTAACCGAGGTTGGTGTGAAGAAACCGGTCGGAAATACGCCCTCAAAAGTCTACATCTCAGCTCACGATCCTTGTGGAAGAAGCTGCAAACCGCGCTGTCTTATGGCGGGTTCCAACCCAACACGGTACAAAAAATGCACCGGCACTCTAGGAGTTACATCCGGGGAACCTCTCATGTACAGTTCCGATACCGGTGACGCCCATCTCAACACATTTGATTTCAGTACTCTTCCTCCTACATTGTCTAACAAGAAAGTATATCTGGTATTTTATTGTGACCAGACGGAGGCGTGGCCGTGGGACTGA